TAATTACAATCTAGCAAATTTAACAATATTAATAGGTATTTCCAAATAAATTTGATTTAAATAATTTTTGATAATGATGTAGCCTAATTTTTTTGTGTTATAAATAAAACTAAAAAGCATGATTTTTATTTTTCCAACAAAACACAAATACAATACCGAAAAAAACTATTTTTAATAAAACTAAGTTAGTAATCTCTGTTAACAAGGTAATTAGATAAATCTAAAAGATTTTTTTTCTTTTCTTGTGAGACTTTTATAGAGTCAAGATTTTTAATCGCTTTATAAAAATATTGCTTACTTTTAGATCGGATTTTATCTTTAACTTTTAATTTATTAAAAATATTTAAGACAGCTTTAATTTTTTCTTTTTCCTTGTGAGTTGTTGTAGAATACCATTGTTCAAGTTCTTTTTTTGTATTTTTATCTGCCAATTCATAAGCTTTAAGGTATAAGTATGTTTTTTTATTTGCTAAAATATCACCCCCAATTTGTTTCCCAAAAATATTTTCATTTCCAAAGGTGTCAAGACAATCATCTTCAAGCTGAAAAGAAATTCCTAAATTGTAACCGAACTCCTCAATTAAATTTTTATTTTCTTCACTGGTTTTTGCTAATACAGCACCAAGTTTACAACAACCGGATATAAGAGAAGCTGTTTTTAATTCTATCATTTTCATGTAATCAGGAATAGAAATGTTTTTAGATAATTCAAAATTCATGTCATATTGTTGCCCATCACAAACCAATAATCCTGATTTGTTGTATAGTACCATAACTTCTCTTAAAATGTCATCATCTGTTTCCAGCATAAGTTGGTTTGCTACTATGAGCATTGCATCTCCCGAAAGAATAGCTCTATTTTTATCCCATTTTTTATGAACAGTAGTTTTTCCACGTCTTATGTCTGCTTTATCCATAATATCGTCATGCATAAGGGTAAAATTATGAAATATTTCCATCCCTATTGCAGGGGTTTTTGCTTTATTTATATCTCCGTCAAATAATTCACAAACCATAAGAGTTATTACAGGTCTTAATCTTTTACCTCCTATATCCAAAATATATTCAATGGGTTCGTAAAGTTCACGAGGGAATTTATTGATTTTTAAGTTTTTTATTTCTTGCGATATTATATTTTGAAATTCTTTGAATGAATGCATTTTATTGAATATTTTTTAAAAATTCACAATATAGATTGTTAAAAGGTTGAATAATTTAGAATGTAAAAGTAACAAATTTCAAACTTTCTAAAAACTTTTTAACAAAGCAATTTTTTGTTTCATAT
This region of Bacteroidota bacterium genomic DNA includes:
- a CDS encoding polyprenyl synthetase family protein; the protein is MHSFKEFQNIISQEIKNLKINKFPRELYEPIEYILDIGGKRLRPVITLMVCELFDGDINKAKTPAIGMEIFHNFTLMHDDIMDKADIRRGKTTVHKKWDKNRAILSGDAMLIVANQLMLETDDDILREVMVLYNKSGLLVCDGQQYDMNFELSKNISIPDYMKMIELKTASLISGCCKLGAVLAKTSEENKNLIEEFGYNLGISFQLEDDCLDTFGNENIFGKQIGGDILANKKTYLYLKAYELADKNTKKELEQWYSTTTHKEKEKIKAVLNIFNKLKVKDKIRSKSKQYFYKAIKNLDSIKVSQEKKKNLLDLSNYLVNRDY